In a genomic window of Paroedura picta isolate Pp20150507F chromosome 14, Ppicta_v3.0, whole genome shotgun sequence:
- the N4BP1 gene encoding NEDD4-binding protein 1: protein MAAFGHCSSSSSSSNARAGGPRPVLDEFTAPAEQGGFLERSRGGVERLFGVRLAVLREPGGGGGGAAWTPRDERRIWLSLFGDRESVRSAKEYIKGICEPELEEREYYPKDMHCIFVGAQSLFLNCLIQDTCADISVAEVGMLHIKGSAEPVVMARSHIQQLVSLFRKNDNLLNSQESEVKKQFKHLVEARADKYTMDLLILPSSLKRELLNLAQDKTCRVEDKIIDLTEADGVPELLPNETSEQCTTSSNFGTRQEEARNNAGTPVTELTKRMDTVFPQSPEKHFVPINGLSSLETSVSKDRQSCKRRSSESEERLPKKQFSLENNQESKWTVGGSPRDVMVVNLAANICDKSAEPSSSPKEGDEISEEMEYKILVNFFKSMGYSQHIVEKVIGEHGQLAEPLLLLEEIVKESNKSSKEEEQGIQAMGTQAAKGKGSPSNNRHCNLGHNSEEPKNGKLNVVPCPGAQHKTERKPPLPGSENKTPAHKDHRSHGGLNHCPEPSHASQKSVLEIDGHVTARDKSQGWTKERKPKDTGLVARGTGETSRQPIQKETAAAQTCADQSAMKHDQQGWCSPLQPRARQLPSQKANPPEHCAPHPESRPGVSYSHRSDPSVTGIQRFLESLKMPYKLELKNEPGKAHLKHIIIDGSNIAISHGLNKFFSCRGIAIAVEYFWKRGHRKITVFVPQWRTRRDSSITEQHFLTQLQDVGILALTPARVVLGARIASHDDRFLLHLAERTNGVIVTNDNLREFVDESTSWREIIQRRLLQYTFVGDIFMVPDDPMGRNGPGLEIFLQDEPCVRGVPSHTGLASGRLPPPGKPHFLTQPGSNEPSANGVLPSYVPSFSLFQPTPLPSTAVPPHPRSAAETSHLKEALKKIFPTSEQRAKIEEILAQHPHMRDMNALSAMVLDLG, encoded by the exons GAATACATTAAAGGAATTTGCGAGCCCGAATTGGAAGAGAGGGAGTATTATCCCAAGGATATGCATTGTATATTTGTTGGCGCCCAGAGCCTCTTCCTGAATTGCCTCATTCAGGATACCTGCGCCGATATCAGCGTCGCAGAGGTAGGGATGCTGCATATCAAAGGCAGCGCCGAGCCTGTGGTCATGGCCAGGAGCCACATCCAGCAGTTGGTGAGCCTCTTCAGGAAAAATGACAACCTCCTGAACAGCCAAGAGTCGGAAGTCAAGAAGCAGTTCAAACACCTTGTCGAGGCCCGTGCAGATAAGTATACAATGGACTTGTTGATCTTGCCTAGCTCGCTGAAAAGAGAACTCCTCAACCTTGCTCAGGACAAGACTTGCCGAGTGGAGGACAAGATCATAGACCTCACTGAGGCTGACGGGGTGCCAGAATTGCTCCCGAATGAAACTTCGGAACAGTGTACAACGAGCAGTAATTTTGGGACCAGACAGGAGGAAGCGCGGAACAACGCAGGCACTCCGGTCACTGAGCTGACAAAGCGGATGGACACGGTCTTTCCACAAAGCCCAGAAAAGCATTTTGTACCCATAAATGGTCTGTCTTCACTGGAGACGTCTGTGAGCAAAGACAGGCAGTCTTGCAAAAGAAGGTCCTCTGAATCTGAGGAGAGGCTTCCCAAGAAACAGTTTTCCTTGGAAAACAACCAGGAGAGCAAATGGACGGTGGGTGGTTCGCCCAGGGATGTGATGGTGGTCAACCTGGCGGCCAACATATGCGACAAGTCAGCGGAGCCGAGCTCGTCCCCTAAAGAAGGCGACGAGATCAGCGAGGAAATGGAATACAAGATTCTGGTCAACTTTTTCAAAAGCATGGGCTACTCGCAGCACATTGTAGAGAAAGTGATCGGCGAGCACGGACAGCTGGCCGAGCCCCTTCTGCTCCTGGAGGAAATTGTCAAAGAGAGTAATAAGTCCTCTAAAGAGGAAGAGCAGGGTATTCAGGCCATGGGGACACAAGCTGCAAAAGGCAAAGGCAGTCCCAGCAATAACCGCCACTGTAACTTGGGCCATAATTCAGAAGAGCCCAAAAATGGCAAACTCAATGTGGTCCCTTGCCCAGGGGCCCAGCACAAGACTGAACGCAAACCGCCTTTGCCAGGCAGTGAGAACAAAACTCCAGCGCACAAAGATCACCGCAGTCACGGAGGCCTGAATCATTGTCCTGAGCCATCCCacgcatcccagaaaagtgtgctAGAAATCGATGGTCATGTGACTGCACGTGACAAGTCTCAGGGATGGACAAAAGAGAGGAAACCTAAAGATACCGGCTTGGTAGCAAGAGGGACCGGGGAGACCTCGCGCCAGCCCATTCAGAAGGAAACTGCGGCAGCTCAGACATGTGCTGATCAGTCAGCCATGAAGCACGATCAGCAGGGCTGGTGCAGCCCTTTGCAGCCCAGAGCCAGGCAGCTCCCTTCCCAAAAAGCGAATCCACCCGAACATTGCGCTCCTCATCCAGAAAGCAGGCCGGGGGTTTCGTACAGTCATCGTAGTGACCCTTCGGTCACCGGCATTCAGCGGTTTCTGGAATCGCTAAAAATGCCCTACAAGCTGGAACTGAAAAATGAGCCAGGCAAAGCACACTTGAAGCATATCATAATCGACGGTAGCAACATAGCTATCTC TCATGGTCTAAACAAGTTCTTCTCATGTCGGGGGATTGCCATTGCAGTTGAATATTTCTGGAAACGTGGCCACCGAAAGATTACGGTGTTTGTTCCGCAGTGGCGAACGAGGCGAGATTCCTCTATCACAG AACAGCACTTCTTAACCCAGCTCCAGGATGTTGGCATTTTGGCCCTCACCCCTGCACGGGTTGTATTGGGAGCCAGGATTGCATCGCATGATGATAG GTTTTTGCTCCATCTTGCTGAGAGAACCAATGGGGTGATTGTTACCAACGATAATCTGAGAGAATTTGTGGATGAATCGACGTCATGGAGAGAGATTATTCAAAGGAG GTTGCTCCAGTACACTTTTGTTGGGGACATCTTCATGGTTCCTGATGATCCTATGGGCCGGAATGGACCAGGATTGGAAATCTTCCTTCAAGATGAGCCCTGTGTCAG GGGCGTTCCATCACATACTGGCCTGGCAAGCGGAAGGCTTCCTCCTCCCGGGAAACCGCACTTCCTGACACAGCCCGGCAGTAATGAACCATCGGCAAACGGCGTGTTACCTAGTTACgtaccttccttctccctcttccagCCAACGCCCCTGCCTAGCACAGCCGTTCCCCCCCATCCGAGATCTGCTGCAGAAACAAGCCACTTAAAAGAAGCCTTGAAAAAGATATTCCCTACCTCTGAGCAGAGGGCGAAGATTGAGGAAATACTCGCTCAGCATCCCCACATGAGAGACATGAATGCTCTGTCTGCTATGGTACTTGATTTAGGGTGA